In one window of Macrotis lagotis isolate mMagLag1 chromosome 5, bilby.v1.9.chrom.fasta, whole genome shotgun sequence DNA:
- the LOC141489621 gene encoding LOW QUALITY PROTEIN: emerin-like (The sequence of the model RefSeq protein was modified relative to this genomic sequence to represent the inferred CDS: deleted 1 base in 1 codon) yields MEDYRRLSDQELIQMLQLYSIPHAPVVGTTRKLYEKKIYEYESQRTKLNPGPSCSSYQYTAVVEAEAPTEKEKEDDYDNYYEESYSTTKTYGDADTSTMPVATARSSFQEPLSRTNYSSDSARTSTYHRRPWMRENIIYPLEQEENMASDQDYFHPDDKTYQSLSHYGAIPKSNRDLVFSSSPVVSSTFSASTPVPLTTSSFSWHSLPPKVAARQAIRPEQSARADLRMNDRMVPLWIQFLLFIGFALFLAFYYFMQADNDNPFHLSTKRHFWALGGGGRIPPPPILTFSASHPCFLASLLG; encoded by the exons ATGGAGGACTACCGCCGCCTCTCCGACCAGGAGCTGATCCAGATGCTCCAACTCTACAGCATCCCCCACGCGCCCGTCGTGGGTACGACCCGCAAACTCTATGAGAAGAAAATCTACGAATATGAAAGCCAGAGAACCAAGCTGAACCCCGGGCCTAGCTGCTCTTCATACCAGTATACAGCAGTCGTCGAAGCTGAAGCTCcaacagaaaaggagaaagaggacgACTATGACAATTACTACGAAGAGAGTTATTCAACCACCAAGACGTATGGGGACGCTGATACTTCTACCATGCCAGTAGCCACGGCCAGGAGCAGCTTCCAGGAGCCCCTATCCAGGACAAACTACAGCAGTGACAGTGCCAGGACATCCACCTACCACCGGCGCCCCTGGATGAGAGAGAATATCATCTACCCCCTC GAGCAGGAGGAGAACATGGCCAGTGACCAGGACTACTTCCACCCGGACGACAAGACCTACCAAAGTCTTTCTCACTATGGAGCCATCCCCAAATCAAACCGTGACTTGGTCTTCTCTTCCAGCCCAGttgtttcttctactttttcagcTTCTACCCCAGTTCCCTTGACCACCTCAAGCTTCAGTTGGCATTCCCTCCCTCCCAAGGTGGCAGCCCGCCAGGCCATTAGACCCGAGCAAAGTGCTAGGGCTGATCTCAGAATGAATGACAGAATGGTGCCCCTTTGGATCCAGTTCCTTCTCTTCATTGGGTTTGCCCTATTTCTGGCCTTCTACTATTTCATGCAGGCCGATAACGACAACCCCTTCCATCTCAGCACTAAGAGGCACTTCTGGGCCCTGGGTGGAGGAGgcagaatcccccccccccccattttgacCTTCTCTGCCTCTCACCCTTGTTTTCTAGCCTCACTTCTGGGATGA